The proteins below come from a single Chrysoperla carnea chromosome 1, inChrCarn1.1, whole genome shotgun sequence genomic window:
- the LOC123290701 gene encoding uncharacterized protein LOC123290701: MYRLTAFGYNQSPTIRYERLWNILIPITRFWGVATSVVLLGVGVEHAVHKHLLGIFFIFAALGIFFLEIVWAITLFLRLFLFNKDVDENGLGIRCWYKVLWVSSWKKTIIYVPLALLPLIYPYKLWLSYLVGIQLLILGILHFVLSGNKHRTTKPELLRQAIYYSDFDIHERFEEVFENTLLEVIEHDRRSLSEGIREDDALIDINL, translated from the exons atgtATCGTTTAACAGCATTTGGATATAATCAATCGCCCACAATTCGATATGAACgattatggaatattttaataCCGATAACACGATTTTGGGGTGTAGCAACGTCCGTCG tgcTATTAGGTGTTGGCGTCGAACATGCAGTGCATAAACATTTATTAGGTATTTTTTTCAT atTTGCCGCattgggaatattttttttagaaattgtatGGGCAATTACTTTGtttttacgtttatttttattcaacaa aGATGTTGATGAGAATGGTTTGGGCATACGATGTTGGTATAAAGTCCTTTGGGTATCATCGTGGAAAAAAACCATAATATATGTGCCATTAGCTCTGTTACCATTAATCTATCCATACAAATTATGGTTATCTTATTTGGTTggaattcaattattaatattaggaattttacattttgtgtTATCTGGTAATAAACATCGTACTACGAAACCGGAATTACTTCGACAAGCGATTTATTATAGTGATTTTGATATTCATGAACG GTTTGAAGAAGTTTTCGAAAATACTTTACTGGAAGTTATCGAACATGATCGTCGATCATTATCGGAGGGTATTCGAGAGGATGATGCGTTAATAGATATAAATCTTTAA
- the LOC123290702 gene encoding ejaculatory bulb-specific protein 3-like produces MKFTLLVAVFLFVAIAHSVYGAPEPANSKYTTKYDNINLDEILNSSRLLDNYCKCLLDLGRCTPEGKELKKNLIDALQTGCSKCSEKQRKETPRVLKHLREHKNADCFKPLTAKYDPKDEYKNKFEKELEKNL; encoded by the exons ATGAAGTTCACATTATTAGTGgctgtatttttatttgtggcTATTGCCCATAGTGTTTATGGTGCCCCAGAACCAGCAAATTCTAAATATACAACCAAATATGATAATAtcaatttggatgaaattttaaatagttcacGGTTATTGGATAATTATTGCAAATGTCTTTTGGATTTGGGAAGATGTACACCAGAGGGTAAAGAATTAAAAA aaaatctaATTGACGCGTTACAAACTGGCTGTTCCAAATGTTCAGAAAAACAAAGGAAAGAAACACCAAGAGTATTGAAACATTTGAGAGAACATAAAAATGCTGATTGTTTCAAACCATTAACAGCAAAATATGATCCAAaagatgaatataaaaataaattcgaaaaagaaCTTGAAAAgaatctataa